One window from the genome of Penaeus monodon isolate SGIC_2016 chromosome 4, NSTDA_Pmon_1, whole genome shotgun sequence encodes:
- the LOC119570647 gene encoding acetylcholine receptor subunit alpha-like 2: MTTNVWVDHEWRDHKFHWDPDEYGGVRELYVPSEIIWLPDIVLYNNADGEYIITTMTKAVLHYNGKVVWSPPAIFKSSCEIDVRYFPFDQQECFMKFGSWTYDGYQIDLKHLDQRQGADHVEVGIDLREYYPSVEWDIMRVPAVRNEKYYPCCQEPYPDIYFNITLRRKTLFYTVNLIIPCVGLEYLSVLVFYLPAYSGEKVALCISILLSQTMFFLLISEIMPSTSLAVPLLGKYLLFTMLLVGLSVVVTIIVLNIHYRKPSTHRMAPWVRKVFIDKLPLLLLMRVPKKGEVEGERQEAGGGVPRENGNGTSLRERIRDTQQFPGSSYNGLRPPGGGGGGGGGGGGGGGGSGGSISSGGGGMRGSCLGGAADGGTLDLDGDDLAGSPGMSGGSSRYDTRFGDLPECFHISHEEQARYPCEIQRAIHNVKFIHFHMVQQDKFNEEDDDWAFVAMVLDRLLLWVFGLTSVVGTVVILCESPFLYDSTDPVDMLFSQVGRTLRGEDLDM, translated from the exons GAATGGCGCGACCACAAGTTCCACTGGGACCCGGACGAGTACGGCGGAGTCAGGGAGCTGTACGTGCCCTCGGAGATCATATGGCTGCCGGATATTGTCCTCTACAACAA TGCTGACGGCGAgtacatcatcaccaccatgacAAAAGCTGTGCTGCACTACAACGGGAAGGTGGTGTGGTCTCCCCCGGCCATCTTCAAGTCGTCCTGTGAAATCGACGTGAGATATTTTCCCTTCGATCAGCAAGAGTGCTTCATGAAGTTCGGTTCGTGGACTTACGATGGCTATCAG ATTGACCTGAAACACCTAGACCAGCGTCAAGGAGCTGACCACGTCGAGGTGGGCATCGACTTGAGGGAATATTACCCCTCTGTCGAGTGGGACATCATGAGAGTGCCAGCAGTGAGGAATGAGAAATATTACCCGTGCTGTCAGGAGCCATACCCTG aTATCTACTTCAACATCACGCTCCGCCGGAAGACGCTCTTCTACACCGTCAACCTCATCATTCCGTGCGTCGGGCTGGAGTACCTCTCCGTCTTAGTGTTCTACCTCCCCGCGTACTCCGGAGAGAAGGTGGCCCTCTGCATCAGCATCCTCCTCTCGCAGACGatgttcttcctcctcatctcggAGATCATGCCCTCCACGTCCCTGGCAGTGCCGCTCCTGGGGAAGTACCTCCTGTTCACCATGCTGCTGGTCGGGCTGAGCGTCGTCGTCACCATCATAGTGCTCAACATTCATTATCGGAAGCCCTCCACGCACCGCATGGCTCCCTGGGTTAGAAAG gtttttataGACAAGCttccgctgctgctgctgatgcgcGTGCCGAAGAAGGGCGAGGTCGAGGGCGAGAGGCAAGAGGCCGGAGGCGGAGTGCCACGCGAGAACGGGAACGGCACCAGCCTAAGGGAAAGGATTCGGGACACGCAGCAGTTCCCag GTTCGTCCTACAACGGGCTCCGTCCccctggcggcggcggcggcggcggcggcggcggcggtggcggcggcggcggcagcggcggcagcATCTCGAGCGGCGGGGGAGGCATGCGGGGGAGCTGCCTCGGGGGGGCGGCGGACGGGGGCACCCTCGACCTGGACGGCGACGACCTGGCGGGCAGCCCGGGCATGTCTGGCGGGTCGTCGCGCTACGACACCCGCTTCGGCGACCTGCCCGAGTGCTTCCACATCTCCCACGAGGAGCAGGCGCGCTACCCCTGCGAGATCCAGCGCGCCATCCACAACGTCAAGTTCATCCACTTCCACATGGTGCAGCAGGACAAGTTCAATGAG GAGGACGACGACTGGGCCTTCGTCGCCATGGTCCTGGACAGACTGCTGCTGTGGGTGTTCGGCCTAACGTCTGTGGTGGGAACGGTCGTGATCCTCTGTGAGTCACCCTTCCTCTACGACTCCACAGACCCGGTCGACATGCTGTTCAGTCAAGTTGGGCGCACTTTGCGAGGAGAAGATCTGGATATGTAG